The Pseudofrankia sp. DC12 region TGGCTGTACTGTCTCCGCCGTCGGGTAGGTCATTACCCGGGCGCCTGACGGGACGGGCCAACCGGCGGAGGGGTCGCACGGTTCACGAAGTAGAGCAGAATCACCACGGCCCGGACGGGCACGGACAGGTCGAGGCAGAGGAGCAGGGTGGAACCGACCGGCGACGGCGCGGCTGACGCGCAGGCGCGGCAGGTTCGGCGCGCTCCCTGGTCCGGGCGGTCCCCGGCGGCGGCGGCCGAGTCGGCCCGCGAGAAGATCATCGATGCCACGGTGACCTGCATCCGGCGGCACGGGCTGGAGCGCACCTCGATCAGCGCGATCGCAACGATCGCCGGAGTCTCCCGACCGACCGTCTACGCCTACTTCGACACCCGCGAGGCGCTGGTGTCGGTGGCGCTCGAAAGGGCCGGCGCGTCGATCGCCGAACGGGTCGTCGCCGTGGCGCGCCGCCGGTCGAAGACGGCCGGGGACTTCGCCGTCGAGGCACTGATCGCCGCTCGGCGCGAGTTCCGCGCCGAGCCGGCGCTGCACCCGATCAGCCGGGCCCCGGCTGACGCGTGGGCGGCCAACCAGGCACTGTCCGAGTCGTCACTGCAGATCGCCCGCGTCATCCTCGAGCCGATCACCAGCTACGACCCGTCGCTGGTAGCACGCCTGGACGAGATCACCGAGACGCTGATCCGCTGGCTGCTGTCGTTGCTGATCTTCGACAGCGACCGTACCTCCAGTGACACCAAGCTGCGCGCCTACCTGCGCCGCAGCGTCGTCCCGGCCATCCTGCCGGCGGGGCCGACCGCGGAGGGCGTCGGCGGCGTCGGCGGTGACCCCGCCGCCAGCGAGCCCGTCCACGCCAACCGGGCCTCGTAGCTCACCCGGCCCGAGGGCTTCGGACCGCCGGCACCGCCGTACAGCCTGGCCGCAGCCAGATCGCACAGCGGTGGCGGCGTGGTCGACCTCGCTGGCCGCCGCCCTCAGGACCCGGACTCGACTGCCGCGCGCTCGCCGCCCACGTCGGCCAGCTCGGCCGATGCGTAAGGCGTCGGTGTCGTGGCCTCCTCGGGCGGTTCGGCCGGCGTCGGCAGGCCGGGCGCCTCAGCCGGTGTTGACGGGCCGGGCTTCGCCGGACGCATCAGGATCAGGACCAGGATCGTCGCGAGAATCCCGACCGCGCCGGCGACCGCGAAGGTCGCCTGCACGCCGACGACGCCCGCCGTGTGGACGGCCGCGTCGAGCCCCGGCCGGGCCGGCGCGGGCGTCGCGGCGAGCAGCCCGGGAGTCTGGCCGCCCGCGATGGCGTGCGCGACCTGGCTGTGCGCCGCGACGCCCTGACCGGACAGGTCGTGTTCCGCCCGGGCGACGAACACGCTGCCCAGCGCGGCGATGCCGAACGCGTACCCGAGCTGGCGGGTGGTGTTCACCGCGCCGGCGGCCATCCCGGTCCGCTCGACCGGCACGAGGGACATGGAGACCGAACCGAGCATCGGCGTCGCGATGCCGACCCCGATGCCGATGATCGCGACCCCGGCGACCAGCTGCGGCCAGTGCGCCGAGCCATGCACCATCAGCGCCCCGACCAGGCCGCCCAGCCCGATGAACGCCAGGCCGGTGCCGAGCACCAGGTCCGCCCGACGCTCGTGCAGGAACCGGCCGAGCAGGGCGGACGCGAAGAACGCCGTGATCGACAGCGGGATTCCGGTGAGTCCGGCCTGCAGCGGCGTCATCCGGATCACCGACTGCAGCCAGATCGACGTGTACGTGAACGCGGAGAAGGCGGCGAACGTCATCAGCAGCCCGGCCACCAGCACGCCGGTGAACCGTCGGTTGCGCAGCAGCGACAGGTCGAACATCGGGTGCGACGAACGCGCCTCCAGCGCCGCGAACACCCCGAGCAGCACGACCGCCCCCGCCAGCAGCAGCCAGACCCCAAGGTCGGACCAGCCGTCATCGTTGGCCCGGATCAGCGCGTAGGTCGCGCTGCCGGCCGAGGCGCTGAACGCGACGATGCCCGGGATGTCCACCGGGACGCGCCGCGGCGCGCTGGCGTCGGTGAGCACGACCACCGCCAGCACGATGGCGATCGCGCTGACCGGCAGGTTCACGAAGAAGATCCATCGCCACGACACGTACTGGGTCAGGACGCCGCCGACGATCGGCCCGATCGCGGACGACGCGCCGGCGATCGCGCCCCAGACGCCGTAGGCGGTACCCCGGTCGCGGCCGGCATAGGAGGCATTGAGCAGCGGGAAGTTGGTCGCGAACATCGCCGCGGCGCCGATGCCCTGGACGGCCCGCGCCGCGACCAGCACCCCGGGGCTCGGCGACAGGCCGCACATCAGTGAGCTCAGCGCGAACAGGGCGAGCCCGCCGATGTACGCCCGCCGGTGGCCCGCGATGTCCGCGACCGAGCCGGCGCCGAGCACCAGCGCGGCCAGCGCGAGCGCGTACGCGTCGACGACCCACTGCAACGCGCCGAACGAAGCGTGCAGATCGACGACCATGCTTGGCAGCGCCACGTTGACGATCGTCACGTCGATCAACAGCATGAACGTGCCCAGGCAGACTGTCAGCAGCGGCAACCATTTGCGCATCGTCGGACACCTGCATTCCTGGCGAGACTGCTTCGGACGCCCGGCAGGTGGCCGGGCGGCGGTCGGAGCAGGCGGCCGGGACCGCCTCGCTCGGTTCCCCAGCATGCGCCGCGGGTCCGACAATCTGGCCTGACCGCTTGGCCTGACCGCTTGGCCTGACCGCTTGGCCTGACCGCCGTCTCGGGGTTCACACGAAGGGGCTGGGCGGGCCGAGGCGCTAGAAGAGGGTGAGTGGCGCGGCCGGGATCGGCGCGGGCAGCGGCTCCAGCTCGGGCACACGCGCGCGGGCCTCGTCGTGGAAGCGCCGGGCCAGCTGGGGAGCGTCGGCGTTGTCCGGGGTGTGGACGAAGACCGTGGGGGACCGGCCCTCGCGCAGCCAGGCGGCGACGATCTCCACCCACCGCTGCCAGCCCTCGACGGTCCGCGCGGCGTCGTCGCGGCCGAGGTACCGGACGATCGGCCGTTCGGTCAGCGCGACCAGGCGGGCCGGCACCCGCGGCTTCTTCGCCCAGGCGTCGCGTTCGGCCGCGCTGGCCGGCGGGTTCTGGAAGAACACGGTGGTGTCGAAGGGAATCCATTCGGCGCGGACGACGGCGAGGGTCTCCTCGAGAAGCCGCGCCGCCCGCGGGTCCTCGAAGAACGAGAGGTGGCGGACCTCGACGGCGTAACGGTAGGACGCGCTGAGCCGGCGCAGGAAGCCGGCGAGCAGTGGCACGTCGGCCGGGCCGAACGCCGCCGGCAGCTGAATCCAGACCGTGTCGGCTCGCGGGCCGAGCGGCTCGATCGCCTCCAGGAACAGCCGCAGTGGCTCGTCGGCATCGGTGAGGCAGCGCTCGTGCGTGATGAGCTTCGGCAGCTTGACGACGAAACGGAAGTCCGGGTCCGTCTGCTGGGCCCAGGAGGCGACGGGATCATCCAGTGGCGATGGCTTCGGCTGCTCGGTGGCCGGCTCGGCTGGTTCCTCAGTCGGCTCGGCGGGTGCGGTCGTCTCGTCCGTCTCGCCCATGGGTCAGACCGGAGGCAAGCGCGTAGATGCCGGTGGACGACCAGGACCCGCTACGTAGGGCCTGAGCCATTCCGGCGGTTGCTGCCACGGCGACGGTTCCTGGTCAGTCACAGCGTCCGCCAGCCCCGCCGCAGTCAGCAGCAGTGCTGTGGCCGCGTCGGCGACGTCGTGGGCGAGATCCTCCGGCGGCGTCAGACCAACGCTGACGTCCACCGTCGGTGGGCCTACGAATCCGAGCCCGTCTTCCCATAGGCGCACCCGAGCGACACCGGGAAGCATCGCGATCAAGCCCCGCGCGAGATCTTCCAGGTCCGGGCAGTCCGGTCGGGGGACGAACGTCTCTGTCTGTTTTCCATCGACGCCATCGACTCTGATCAACACGTGGCCGTCCTTCCCCCCGCCGTCTCAAGGTGGATGGCGCCCCGGACCGGTCGGTGTATGCGAGCGACGGCAGCCAACCGGCCCGGGGGCCTGGTACCGAGCCTCACGGAAACGGAGGGACACGGTCACCCCTCGCATCGGACACTTTGGGACGTTCTAAGATCGAGACGTCCCGACAGGACGTCCCAGGGGGTGCTGTGGCCAACGAACGTCTTCGAACGGCGCTGACGCGGGGGCAGTGGTCGGCTCCCGCGCTGGCAGAGGCCCTCAACACCGACCCCAAGACGGTGGAACGCTGGGTCACGACCGGCCGGACTCCGCACCGACGGACGGCGGTAGCTGCGGCAAAACTTCTCGGTGAAGAGCTGGAATACCTCTGGCCCGAACTGGGTAGGCGCACGGCCATCGATGAGAAACACGGCGAGGTGGTCACGGTCTACGCGGAGCGCAGTGCGGTACCGAACGCCCTCTACTTGTCGTTGCTCCAGAACGCCACCGAGAGCGTAGATATTCTCGTCTACGCTGGTCTGCATCTTCCCGAGGGAAACCCGTCGTGGCCCCGCGAGATGCGTAGAAAATGCGAGGCGGGGCTCCAGGTGCGCATCGCTTTTGGTGACCCAGAGTCCGAAGAGGTGCGATCGAGAGGCGAGGAAGAAAAAGTAGGTGCTGGACTCGCCGCCCGGATTCGGTATGCGCTCTCGTGGTATCAGCCAATTCTCGACTGTCCGAACCTGCACGTGGGTTTTCACTCGACCGTGCTGTATAACTCGATCCTGCGTTTTGACGACCAGATGCTCGTTAACCCGCACGTTTACGGAATGGGCGCGTTCAGGGCTCCGCAGATCCACCTGCGCAAGATCCAGGGAGGACCACTATTCGAGACCTACCGCGAGAGTTTCGAGAAGGTATGGGCTCAGACCCGTCCGTATGATCCGGAAGGATAGACCAGATGCCCCGCAGGGACTATCTCAACGACCCGAAC contains the following coding sequences:
- a CDS encoding TetR/AcrR family transcriptional regulator; translated protein: MEPTGDGAADAQARQVRRAPWSGRSPAAAAESAREKIIDATVTCIRRHGLERTSISAIATIAGVSRPTVYAYFDTREALVSVALERAGASIAERVVAVARRRSKTAGDFAVEALIAARREFRAEPALHPISRAPADAWAANQALSESSLQIARVILEPITSYDPSLVARLDEITETLIRWLLSLLIFDSDRTSSDTKLRAYLRRSVVPAILPAGPTAEGVGGVGGDPAASEPVHANRAS
- a CDS encoding MFS transporter, with protein sequence MRKWLPLLTVCLGTFMLLIDVTIVNVALPSMVVDLHASFGALQWVVDAYALALAALVLGAGSVADIAGHRRAYIGGLALFALSSLMCGLSPSPGVLVAARAVQGIGAAAMFATNFPLLNASYAGRDRGTAYGVWGAIAGASSAIGPIVGGVLTQYVSWRWIFFVNLPVSAIAIVLAVVVLTDASAPRRVPVDIPGIVAFSASAGSATYALIRANDDGWSDLGVWLLLAGAVVLLGVFAALEARSSHPMFDLSLLRNRRFTGVLVAGLLMTFAAFSAFTYTSIWLQSVIRMTPLQAGLTGIPLSITAFFASALLGRFLHERRADLVLGTGLAFIGLGGLVGALMVHGSAHWPQLVAGVAIIGIGVGIATPMLGSVSMSLVPVERTGMAAGAVNTTRQLGYAFGIAALGSVFVARAEHDLSGQGVAAHSQVAHAIAGGQTPGLLAATPAPARPGLDAAVHTAGVVGVQATFAVAGAVGILATILVLILMRPAKPGPSTPAEAPGLPTPAEPPEEATTPTPYASAELADVGGERAAVESGS
- a CDS encoding DUF72 domain-containing protein; amino-acid sequence: MGETDETTAPAEPTEEPAEPATEQPKPSPLDDPVASWAQQTDPDFRFVVKLPKLITHERCLTDADEPLRLFLEAIEPLGPRADTVWIQLPAAFGPADVPLLAGFLRRLSASYRYAVEVRHLSFFEDPRAARLLEETLAVVRAEWIPFDTTVFFQNPPASAAERDAWAKKPRVPARLVALTERPIVRYLGRDDAARTVEGWQRWVEIVAAWLREGRSPTVFVHTPDNADAPQLARRFHDEARARVPELEPLPAPIPAAPLTLF
- a CDS encoding helix-turn-helix transcriptional regulator encodes the protein MANERLRTALTRGQWSAPALAEALNTDPKTVERWVTTGRTPHRRTAVAAAKLLGEELEYLWPELGRRTAIDEKHGEVVTVYAERSAVPNALYLSLLQNATESVDILVYAGLHLPEGNPSWPREMRRKCEAGLQVRIAFGDPESEEVRSRGEEEKVGAGLAARIRYALSWYQPILDCPNLHVGFHSTVLYNSILRFDDQMLVNPHVYGMGAFRAPQIHLRKIQGGPLFETYRESFEKVWAQTRPYDPEG